aagaaaaaaagaaaactgatgatGTGTTCTCCTCATTCTAGGACAGTGCTTGTCTCCCCAGGGTGATTCTACTCCCAGGACACTCAGCAAGGTCTGGAGATATTTGTGGCCATCGAAGTGCGGGAGGGGGATGAGGTCACCTAGTGGGAGAGGCCAGATTACTCTCAACCCCCTATGATCCATAAGATGGCCTCCCAACCAACAGTGATCTGGTCCCAAGTGTCCAGAGATAGAAGTTTCTACGGCCCTGGGGGCAGGTGTTGGAGCCCTGGGAGATGCATCTCCAGCTGCTTCTAGACCTGTCTGTTCTAGACCTTTCTATGGCCCCGGGGGCAGGTGTCGGAGCCCTGGGTGATGCATCTCCAATTGCTTCTAGACCTGTCTGTTCTagaccttccttttttttttttttttttttgagacggagtttcactcttgttacccaggctggagtgcaatggcgcgatcttggctcactgcaacctccaaatcccgggttcaagcagttctcctgcctcagcctcccaagtagctggggttacagatgtgccctaccacgcctggctaatttttgtggttttagtagagatggggtttcaccatgttggccaggctggtctcgaactcctgacctcaagtgatccacccaccttggcctcccaaagtgctgagagtacaggcgtgagccactgtgcccggcctgagagtgtgttttttatttattatttgtttatagttttagagacagatgggagtgcagtgtcatgatcacggctcactgaaacctggaactgctgggctcaagcgatcctcccacttcagcctcccaggtagctgggactggaaGCATGCACCCTCacgggggtctcgctatgttatccaggctgatctggaactcccggcttcaagcgattgtccggcctcaacctcccaaaaggcggagattacaggcatgagccaccgcgtcttgCCCTTGAGTGTACCTTCGCATGTGGGACAGTTCAGGGGCCCCTCTCTGAGTGCGCGAgactctctgtgtctgtgtgggtcTCGCTGTGTGGCTGCTGCAGGGCTGTGCGTGGACACAAGTGTGTCTGCAGGTGTGATGAACAGGATGGCGACTCAGGCTACGTGTGCactctgtgtgtctgtgaccACAGGTGTGATGCAGTGTGCTTTTGTGAATGAGAAGTGACTTTGAGAGTGTTCCTCtcaggctggacgtggtggttcacacctgtaatcccagcactttgggaagctgaggcaggaggatcacctgaggagtttaagaccagccggccaacgtggtgaaaccgcatctctactaaaaatacaaaaaacaattcaGCCGGGAAGGACGCAGAGGCTcacgtctggaatcccagcattttgggaggccgaagcaggcagatcacaagatcagaagattgagaccatagtggccaacacggtgaaaccccgtctctactaaaaatacaaaaattagccgggcgcggtggctcaagcctgtaatcccagcactttgggaggccgaggcgggtagatcacgaggtcgagagatcgagaccatcctggtcaacatggtgaaaccccgtctctactaaaaacacaaaaaagtagctgggcatggtggcgcttgcctgtaatcccagctagtcaggaggctgaggcaggagaattgcttgaacccaggaggcggaggttgcggtgagccgagatcgcgccattgcactccagcctgggtaacaagagcgaaactccgtctcaaaaaaaaaaaaaataataataataaaaaaaatacaaaaattagctgggcgtggtggtgggtacttgcaatcccagctactcaggaggctgaggcaggagaattgcttgagccagggagtcagaggttgcagtgagccaagatcaaaccactgcagtccagcctggcaacagagtgagactctgtctcaaaaaaaccacacacacacacacacacacacaaaacaaactagctgggcttggtggtgggtgcccgtaatcccagctatccagtggctaagacacaagaatcacttgaacctgggaggcagaggttgcggtcagcagtgattgcaccactgcactccagcctgggcgagtttagacaaagaagaaaatgagtgtCCCTTTTTGAGTGTGCAGTTCTCTCACTGGGTCCACACGGACCCTCAGTCTCTTCATCCAGAGTGGCTCCACCTCCCTCTACTAACGTCAGCTCCGCCTTCGTCCTCCCCAGaagcccacagagtgggagaactGCAGACAAGGAGTCCCTGGCGAACCGGGTTGAGCTGGACCTCAGTCTCCTCATGCAGTGTggctcccttcccctctccagaAGCCCATACAGCCCATGTAGGGTCATGGGTCCTGACTGCTCAACCCTTGTGCAGTCCCTGTGCCTTGTGTGACAGACCCCCAGCCGGTGTGCGGCCTGCGCTGATGAGAATGCAGCCCCCGGGGACTGCAGGGGCTTCTCTGTTCTTGTTCCAATTCCCTGGCAGGCTGGGCCGTCGGCCTGTGGCTGGAACTCTGGATCTTCGCGGGGTGCAGGAAGGCCGAGGTCCTGGGAGGCCCTGGAGGGTGAacaacactcacacacacacatacacgtcgGCAGGGGAGCTTCGGGGCGGCAGACCCCCGTGAGTGTCCTGGGCTGAACAACTCTCCTCTCTGAGGCCAGGCTATCTaggatggggaagctgaggctcagagtaAGGGGTCACTTGGGCTTCCGGAGCATCTGAGAACTCCAGCCTCTCTGCGGAGGCCAGTCTCAGCCCAAACGGTGGAGGAATCCAGCACCCCAAACCTCAGTCAGGAGACGGCggcggggaggagggggagatTGGGGGTGGACGGGGGCCCCAGCCAGCAGCAGCCCTGAAACTGCTTCCCAAGCAGACCACCCACGGGCTGGGGCCTGGCCGCCAAGCCCTGCTCTCGGGGCTCCTGGAAGTCCTGCTGATTAGCCTCCGTGGGTGTCTCCAGCTGTAGCTGGGGGTCCCCGTGAGCCAGGTGCCAGGGATTCTCCCTGGGGGCGGTCTTTGCCCTCCAGCTTTgtggggggaagggagggcaggggcGGACTGAGCCTGGGGCGAACACTGTGGTTAGAGGGTGGGCCTAAGGGCAGATGTGTGGGAGAGAGGGGACGGGGCCCAGCTGAGGGGAAGAATTGTGGCCTCGGGAGCCCCCAGTCtgaggggcaggaggggaggggtCCCGCGTCGCCACCGCCCGCCCTGGGCTCGCAGTGCCtgccccttccccgccccccagACCGTGGGACCCTCCGACCCCTCCCGCGCTCTGGGAACCCAACGCCCAAGGCCTGCCAAGCATCAAGGTGACACCGTGGGCAAATCTAAACACCGTGCCGGGCTTTTTCCATCCTCCGCAGGGGCTCGTCGTAAATCCCCCCTCGAGGCCCAGCCAAGGCTTTTATGAGCAGAGGACCCAGGTCTCTGGGGACCCAGCTCTACCCCAGCAGGCGCCGGCTTCGGGCTGGATGGGCCTGGCGCCTGCCCCAGGCCTCTCCCCGCCGGGAGGTGGGCAGCTTGCGGGTATTTTTAGTAGCTGGTGGAAGGAGACAGTGGCTTTCAGCTCACCCTCGTGGGGGAGGACCGGCCCGAGGAGGCCGTAGGGCAAGGCAGGCCTGGGTCCACCTGGACCTCAGGCTCTCCCTCCCCAGAAGCCCACTGAGCGGGAGCAGCGCGGACAAGGAGACGATGGAGAACTGGGTCCACCTGGACCTCAGTCTCTTCATCCACAGAGTGGctaaccctccccctccccagaaGCCCAGAGAGCGGGAGAAGTGGGTCCACCTGGACCTGTCTCTTCACCCAGAGTGGCTCCACCTCCCTCTACTAACTTCAGCTCCGCCTTCCTCCTCCCCAGAAGCCCGCAGAGTGGGAGAAGCGCGGACGAGGAGACGCCCGGGAGTTGGGTCTGGCGGGACCTCAGTCTCCTCGTGCACTGTGGCTCCCTTTCCCCTCTCCGGAAGCCCATACAGCAGAGAGGTACAGACGGGGACAAGCTGGGGACACGAGGTCCACCTAGACCCCAGAGGCCCACACCGCAGAAAGGTGAGGACGGGAACGAGCTGCGGAAACTGGGTCCACCTAGACCTCGGTCTCTTCCTCCGCAGCGTAGGGCCCCTTCTCCAGAAGCCCACGCGGCCGAGAGGTGGGGACACGCCCGGGACGGGCAGAGGGACCCGTAGGGAGGCGGGAAGGACGGTCTTTGCCAGCGTGGCCCCGTTcatcctattttcctttttgtccgCTATAAGCTGGACCCACTTTGCATCCTCCCACTGGTCCCCGTTTTCACGGCCCACCCGCGAGCCCCTCGTCGAGGGTGAATCACGAGCCAGCTCCATTTCCCACGCTTTATCTCAGTACAGTTATCGCGAGAGTCAGAAGGCCGCGCCAACGTGCTCTGCGCACGCGCAGTCTGCCGCTGGGCCGGCCGGGGGTGCCGTCGGGGCGGGGGGCGTGGCCATCGCGCCGGCTGGGTGAGGTAGGGTCACACGCAGGCGCACTCGCGCGCTGACAGCTCGCGCACCGTGTGGTAGCGGCTCTGCGCGTCCAGGAAGGACACCTTGTTCTCGTAGGCCGTCGGGCGGCAGCAGGGCTGCGCGCGCACCCGCTCCCGCCTCAGGCGCCGCCGCTCGCGCAGGCGCTGCAGCCCCAGATCATAGACGCGCGTGGTCTCCTCGCAGGCGCCTGCGCAGTAGCGAAACAGCACCGTCTCGTCGGACGCGTAGCCCAGGCCCAGCTCGCTCACGCGCACTTCCAGCTCGCGCAGCCCGCACGGCCGCGCCCCCGACCGCTCACGGGCGCGCCGCCGCGGGGGCCCCTCCCGACGGCGCGGACCCGGGGGCTGCCCGGCCCAGGGCGTCAGCTCGCGCAGCTCCACCGCATCCGGGGCGCCCTGCAGCAGTGCACGGTCTGcgaggggaggaagagaaaggagggcGGTCAGTGGGTGCAGGGGTGCCTCCGCTGCACCCCTGCAAACGAAGACCCTTGCTGGGACGCCAGGCCTGGACGGCTTCTCATCTAACTCCCAGATCCCAGATTTTCCCACCCTCTTGCTGAGCTGTTCACGCACCCTCTCTGGGCGGCATTGAGGGGCACGTGCACACTCACACCCCCACGCTGGTCCAGCACCCCTTTCTCAACCCTGAGCCTGTGTCGGCTGCCCCGAACCTGGTTCACCCTTTCTGGGCCGCTTTCCAGCCCATCCCACCTTGAGCTGAGCTGCCCAGGGTCTGGAACTCACCCCTCTCACCCCGTTGCTGCTCCATTCTCCCCGTCCTCCATCGTAATCCTATCTGGACCCCGCCTCTGTGCTGGGCTGCCCCACGACCCTGGTGCACCCTCTCTGGGGAGTGTTAGGGGGCTGCTTCCCATGCCCCCATTCCTCTTTAGTGAGGCTGTCATAGGTGTCGTCTCTAGGTGTCATAGGTGTCTATCTCTAGAGCCCCCTCTTCAGTCCCCAACGTCTTCTCTGAGCCCCGGGGCTTTTCAGACTCCATCCCGGCTGCTCTGCCCGTGCcgtggagcctcagtttccccagtgaaGAAACTAACCGGGGTGTTTGGTCTTCTCAGAATGCAAAGGAGCAGCAGGCACTGCAGCCCACTGTGTGCGAGGCCTGTGTGGGGACTCCATGGGGTGGCAGCAGGTATTGTCACGGCCACCCCATGTGACAAATGACAAAACGGACCatcccaaggtcacaccattaACAGGTGGCCAAGAGAGAGACAGGCTTAAAGGACATTCTTCCTGCCTCCATCGTTCACCCAAATTTGGCCCAGGTCCAGCCGCCTTCTCCCACACTCGCCAGGAGGTGCCCAAGTCACCGATTCCCAGGGCCTGACAGCCTAAATTTATTACCCAAGCGGCTGGCTCCACCCCCAAACTCTGAAGCCCCGGGAGAGCAGTGCAGACGTTGGAATGACAGGCAGCGCTGCTGACGGACCTGCAGGCCGGGGGACTCCCAGCCCCAGAGCAGGTGGCCGTCACGCCTGTGCTTGGGAGAGGAAATCTTGGGTTGAGTCTCCACCTGCCCCCAAGGCTGGTGCACCTGGCTGTCAAAAGAATGAGCCTCTGGGTGGCCCTGGGGGGAGGAGGGGCTGTCTGTCTCCCGAGGGCAGTGGGGGCGTGTCTGTTCCCACAGGGGGTCTCAGAAACGGGACACACCCAGCCTCAGAGCCTGGCTCCGCCACTTTGGCCATTTTCGCAACCTCAGCCTCCGTTTCCCTGTTTGTTCCATGAAGCTCGCAGAATCTCTGCCTTGGCTGGGGCTGAGAGGGTGAGAAGTCTGTGTTGGGGGGCGGCTGATGACTGAGCAACCTGTTCCATGTTCTGTAAGCCCTGGATCGGACGGGACTGTGCTGGGGGTTTAGGGGCACACCCAACCCAGAGGGGTGCCTCGAGGCAGACATTTGGGGGCTTGCCAGATATAATACAGATGCCAGGCTAAATGTGAATTCCATATAAACTACGAATCATCTTTTAGGATGTCTGTCCTTGCCTCCCTGCAATGGGGCTGGCTGCTTGCACAGGGACCGGAACACAAGGTCCCCAGCCTGAAATTCCACCATGGAGCCTAGAACGTGGGGACTTGGGGACTCAGTGGCCTCTCCCTTTTTGCAGTAGGGCAGGCAGGCACCCGCCCGTGGGCTCTGACCCTCCCCAGCGCCTGAAATTCCTCCATTCATGACCTGCCCCCCAAGTCCGGGAGCACTGACTTTTGGGGTCTCTGTCCCAGTGTCCTAGGAAGGACTTCTCACTGCTTGCAGAGGGAAGTGCTGGGAGGAAAGATGTGGAGCTTGTGCCGGAGGTCACCCTTGTGCATTGTAAGGACAAGAAGAAAGGATCGTGTGGGCTGGCAGGGGCGGGCGCAGACGTGCACACAGGCGTGCTCGCGGCCCACACCCAAAGGTGCTGCACACGCACCTCGCTGGCATCTACACCTCAGATGCCCGAGTGTCTGCACGCTTGGACATGTGCGTGGGCACGGGAGTCAGGGCCCGTGTACCGCCCTTGCCCCATGGCACCTGCCGTGGGGCAGGCACTAGGGattggtggggagttgggaaagGGTCTCGCCCTCAGGGTAGGTATTTCCATGTCCCTACAGCAGTGCTTTTGCCCGTCTGTCTGCCCTCAACcctgtctttcctttctctttctccagccCCCTTATCCCCGAATCTCTGGGTCTCTTGTGGCTTTTAGCTTGCACTccatctcctgcctcccctcAGTTCCTGTCCCCTGGGCTGGGACCTCAGATCcaacctctccccaccccccccacccccgctgcgCTGCAGGGCCAACCGGGCAAATGCCCAGGTCTAATCGCCATCTGGCCCCCAGGGGACCTCAGGGCAGAGCCTAATTCCTTGTGACAGCTGAGCTGAAAGACCCCAGTTCCCAGAAGTCACCCTAGCTCCGCCAGGCCACTGGGGGAATTGGCAACCTCCCTCCACCCCatctttttttagaaaatttatttattattacaatgttttgagacagagtcttgctctgttgctcaggctgcagtgtagaTGTGCAATCATAGCTCCTGCCGCCTTGAACTCGgactcaatcgatcctcccacctcatcctcccaagtagctggaactacaggcgtgcgccaccacacctggctaatttctaaaggctttttgtagagatgggggtcttgctgtgttacccaggcttgtcatgaactcctgggctcaagcaatcctcctgcctcagcctcccaaagtgctgggattataggaatgagctaccatgcctggccctgaataATCTTTTAGGATGTctgtccctgcctccctgccacgGAGCTGGCGGccctatctttctttttttttttttttttttttttttggagatggagtttcgctcttgttacccaggctggagtgcaatggcgcgatctcggctcaccgcaacctccgcctcctgggttcaggcaattctcctgcctcagcctcctgagtagctgggattacaggcacgcaccaccatgcccagctgatttttttgtatttttagtagagacggggtttcaccatgttgaccgggatggtctcgatctcttgaccttgtgatccacccgcctcggcctcccaaagtgctgggattacaggcttgagccaccgcgcccggcctctttctttttttttttgagacagagtctcactctgttgccgaggctggagtgcaggggcgtgatcttggctcactgcaacctccacctcccgggttcagtgattgtcctccctcagcttcttgagtagctgggattataggcgcacaccaccacatccagctagtttttgtatttttagtagagatgaggtttcaccatgttggtcaggctggtctcgaactcctgacctcaggtgatctgccctccttggcctcccagagtgctgagattacagcccgGCGGCTGGCCCTATCTTTAAAAGACCTATGACCCCCCCCACTTCCTACTCCACTGCCTGAAATTTCACCCCCTACATTGGGGGTATGTCACCCCACAAAGGGGTGGTGCTTACACTGGGCCAGGCGGGCAATCCGGGCGTCCAGGGTTCGAGGCAGGCGGCGCAGGGGGACCAGCGCAGGTCTGAGGCGGTGGCTGAGAAGCAGGCCCTCCCGACACATCCAGATGGACAGCACAGAGCTGCAGAGCACCGAGGCCAAGGCCGCCGCCTTCCAACGCTGCATCCTCAGCCTGCGGGCACGGGATGGTCAGCCGCACGCCCGGTCTGTCCCTCCGGCAACCAGTGGGTGCAGGGCGCTGAGCCAGGACTCAGTGGGGTCCTTGACTTGGAACAACGCCTGCAAACGGTCGATAATCACATGGGAATGATTCCTCAAGGAACCATTGAACAAGGAAGGGGTTGGGCTCCGTGCCAGGAGTCACAGGGAACCGCCCCCATCTGGGGGTCCTGGAGTGCCTTCCTGAGGAGCCGATGACAGGGTCCAGACGTGAACAAAGGTAAGAGTTGGCCAGGCAGAGGAGAGTGGCATCCCAGGCAGGGGacacagccagtgcaaaggcccgaAGGCCAGACCGAGCGTGGTGTCGTATCCCAGGAGCAGCGAGGAGGCCGGAGCGGCTGCAGCTGAGGAGCCAGGGGGAAGAGTGAAAGCAGAGAGGTCATTCTCTGCAGGTGGCACTGCAGGACAAGGGCACGGGGAGGGTGGTGTTTAGGGCAGCCTCGAGGCAGGAATCTGGGGCTGATACTATTCCCTACACACTGGTGTCCTCCAGTGACTCTGCccctctctgagtctgtttcccaTCCAGATGGATAAGCAGGCCCAGAAGTGAGCCGCAATGGACCGGCGCTGTCCTGAACACTGAGTCCCAGCTCTGGGCGTCTGCACAGCCAGGTCCTTCCATGGAGAGCACgtcttccctccctccccgctCCCATacccccctttttcttttttgtttcttttttcttttctttggagatggagtcgctctgtcgcccagcctggagtacaggtggcacgatctccactcaactcaccgcaacctgggttcaagcgatcctcctgcc
This genomic interval from Saimiri boliviensis isolate mSaiBol1 chromosome 14, mSaiBol1.pri, whole genome shotgun sequence contains the following:
- the NRTN gene encoding neurturin encodes the protein MQRWKAAALASVLCSSVLSIWMCREGLLLSHRLRPALVPLRRLPRTLDARIARLAQYRALLQGAPDAVELRELTPWAGQPPGPRRREGPPRRRARERSGARPCGLRELEVRVSELGLGYASDETVLFRYCAGACEETTRVYDLGLQRLRERRRLRRERVRAQPCCRPTAYENKVSFLDAQSRYHTVRELSARECACV